The sequence below is a genomic window from candidate division KSB1 bacterium.
TGGCGCTCAAAAACGAAAACGGAATCCGGAAATCTTCGCGCCTCGATTTCAGCTTCGTTGATCCAGCGAAAATCCAAACCGTAAAAATCACGGTTGCCGATTTTGAGGCGAATTCGCGCGGCCGGTGCATCCGCGCCGGCGCCGGGAATGCGCTCGCGATTCCAAATTTCGCCCAGAACTTTGCTGCCGTCTTTCAGTGTCAGCTCTTCCAGCCTTGCAGGCCAGAAAATGCCCAGGCCGTTTGTGAGAATCAGCGCGATCAAGCCGCCGATCATCAGCAGGCCGATGCCGGCGGCCATGCCGGTGAGCCAAATGAAGGCGTTGCCGCTTTTCCAAAAAGATTTCATTGCTTGAGTAGTAAGCACGTTACACGTTACACGTTTAACGTGTAACGTGTAACGTGCTTAAGACAAATTAATGTGTTATTGCCTCTGATACTTCAATCGCATCCGCTGTCGAATTACTTCCGCGACTGTATTCACAAAAAATGTCATGACGAACAGCAGCAAAGCCGCGAGAAACAAGGTCCGAAACAGCGTGCCGCCGAAGGGCGCTTCGGGAATTTCGACGGCGATATTCGCCGACAAGGTGCGAAAGCCATTGAAGATGTTCCAGTCCATCACCGGCGTGTTGCCGGTGGCCATGAGCACGATCATGGTTTCGCCGACGGCGCGGCCAAAACCAATCATCGCAGCCGAAAAAATACCCGGACTGGCACTGGGCAGAACGACGTGCAGCGCGGTTTGCCAGGGGCTGGCGCCGAGGGCCAGCGAGGCCGCCGTCAAACTCGGCGGCACGCTCGAGAGCGCATCTTCGGAAATCGTGAAAATGATCGGCACAACGGCAAAGCCCATCACCATGCCGACGACAAAAGCGTTGCGCTGGTCGTAGCCGAGCTTGAAAGTATCCAAAAGCCACTGGCGAAAATCACTGCCAAAAAGCCAGCGTTCGAAGTTGGCGTTCATCGCCAGGCAGAACCAGACGGCCAAGATGATGAATGGAACCAAAATAAATATCTCAGACCCGGCGATCAGACGTTGCGTCCAATTTTTGGGCGCGCGCTGCCAGAGCCAGCCGGCGAACAAAGCCATGAGCGGAACGAAGATGAACATCGCCAAAACGCCCGGCATCACCGGTTGGACGCGCGGCGCCAGCCACAAGCCGGCGATAAATCCCAACACCACCGTCGGCAAGGCGGCCATGATTTCCACCGCCGGCTTCACCAGGCCGCGCAGTTTCGGATGCATGAACTGCGAGACGTACAGCGCCGAAAGCACGCCGATGGGCAGCGCAAACAGCAGCGCGTAAAACGTGCCTTTGAGCGTGCCGAAAATCAGCGGCATCAGGCTCAACTTGGCTTCGAAATCATCGGTGCCACTGCTGGATTGCCAAACATATTCGGGCTTGCTGTAACCCTCATACCAAATTTTCCCGAAAAAGGCGCGCCAGTTGGCCTCGGGATGCGGGTTGTCGATAAGCAAATGCGAGAGATTTTGTTGCGCGTCGATGACGAAGGCGCCGTCGGCTTTTGGCGCCATGCTGATCAAGGCGATGGGCGAAGATGAAAATGCCGCGCGGTAAAGCGTACGCTGGTTGGTCGAAAAATGCAAAATGATCTCGCCGTCTTCGCTGCCGGTAAAAAAAGTGCGATTGCGCTGTGAAGCCGCAAAGGCGCGAACCGCAGCGCGATGTGGCGCCAGCGCATGCGCTTTGCGAAGCCGGCGTTCGCCCTCGCCGTTTTCATCAAAACTCTCGAACCATACCGCGACGCTGCCTTGCGCATCGCCGACAATGATCGAGCGCTCGCCGATCAGAAAACCGAGTGTCGTAATCGCCGCTGGCGAAGCCGACAGTTTTTCCTTTATCTGCGGCGAGCTCGGATCTTGCAAATCATACTTCAGCAGCGTGCCATTATCGAAGCCGAGGTAAAGATTGTCCAAAGATTTTTCAAGCGCCAGCGCCGTCGGCGTGGCGGGAAGCTGATCGAGGCGGGGCCGTGTGACAACGGCTTCACCGGAACCGAAGAGAGAGGTTTCTGCTCGCCGGCTCAAAAGCGCGACCCGGCGATCGGCCGTAATCGCCGCGGCAAAAAAGTTTTCATCCGGCGAGCCGGCAGCAGCCACTTTTGTCAAGGCTTGCGCCGCCTCGTCGATTTGCAGCGGCTCGCTCAAAACAACCGTTGGCGCAAAAATGCGTTGTGATTCAACCAGCGCCACGCCATAATCGATCTCGCCAAAAATCAGTGTTCCCGCGCTCGTGCCGGCGGCGAAGCTTTTGCCGTCTCCTGAAGCCCACGCGCAGGTTAATTGCGTTGGGGCGGAAATCGGAATCGTGAAGTCGTGCAGCGATTTGAACGAGCTTATATCAAAAAATCGGAGATGCCCGGTGGTCGTCACGACGAACCCGATTTGTTGATACTCATCGCAACCGGCCGCCAGCGCCCGCGCATTCGAGTCAACATCGAGCTGGGTGAGCGGCAGTTGTTTCAGCGTTCTGACTTCGGCGTTGCGCCAGAGCGGCGCGATGACGAACAGAAATAAAAAGAACAATCCCAGGATGCTGGCAATCACAACCAATCCGCCGGTGGTGACGACAGCGATCACCGCACGGTCGATTGCTTTACGAATGCGGTCGCGAGGATTTTTTGCCGGTGCGACTTCTTGCTGCACGCGTTCTTGCGTGTCGATTAACATGGGTGGCATTTTTATACAAGGGAGTGCGATTTCCCGGCCAAACCGCAGCCGGAAATATCGCACTCCTGGTCAGGGGGGATAGCTACACCTCCCTGCCTATTCCAATTTTTTCAGTTCTTCGGCGACGACTTTGGCGGGCAGCGGCAAGTAGCCGTCCTTGATTACGACCTGCTGGCCTTCTTGTGTGAGGATGAATTTGCAAAATTCGCGCACGAGCGGGTCCAACGGCTTGTTCGGCGCTTTGTTGATATAGACATAGAGAAAACGCGCCAGCGGGTATTTTCCGCTCACAACATTTTCCAATGTGGCGGTATAAAACTCACCGCCCTCTTTTGCCGCCAACGGTACGGCGCGCACGCCGGAAGTTATGTAGCCGATGCCGGAATAGCCGATGCCGAAGCGATCTTCGGTCACGCCTTGAACCACAGAAGCGGAGCCGGGTTGCTCTTTCACAGTGTCTTTGTAATCGCCCTTGTACAGCGCGTGCTCTTTAAAATAGCCGTAAGTGCCGGACGCGGAGTTGCGGCCATACAGGCTGATCGGTTTTCCCGCCCAGCCGTCGGCCATGTTCAATTGATCCCAAGTCGTCAGGTCTTGGGGAAAACCGCCGCGCCGGGTTTTGGAAAAAATCGCATCGACTTGCGGCATGGTCAGGCCTTTGATCGGATTGTCCTTGTTGACGTAAACCGCCAGCGCGTCAATCGAAGTGCGAATCGCCGTGGGCTTGTAGCCGTAAGCTTTCTCGAACTTGTCGATTTCTTCCTGCTTCATTTCACGCGACATCGGGCCAAACTGCGCGGTGCCGGCGATCAGGGCGGGCGGCGCGGTGCTGGAGCCTTTGCCTTCGACCTGTATCTTGACGTTGGGGTAAAATTTTGCAAAACCCTCGGCCCACAGCGTCATCAGATTATTCATCGTATCCGAGCCGATGCTGCTCACCGAGCCGGAAACGCCGCTGGTCTTTTTGTATTTGGCAATTGCCGGATCGACTTTGACATTATCCTGCGCTGTCGCGGAAAGAGCAGCCGCAACGCTCAGCGTCATGAAAATTTTCAATGCGGGTTTCATGGGTTTTTCTCCTTTTTTCAAAGTTACTGCCTGTGATTAAAACCGAAAGAACAACGTCACCTCGCCGATGGCGGTGGCATCCCTTCCCGCCGCCTGGTAGCTTTCGATTTTGACGTTGGGAATGATGTTGACATTTTTTTCCGGCGCGAAATCCAAGCCGGCGATGATGAAGGTGTTGCCGTCGTCATCGAGGTCGGCGTTCGGATCATAAAGGTCGTAACGGCCGAGCAGCTTGACTTTCTCCGCCACTTTCACCGCGCCGAAGATCGAAAAGCCGTTTTCGGTCCTGTCCTGTTTGTTCGCCAGCGCTTTGTTGCTGGTTCGCCGGTAAGCTTCCACGCCGCCGTGAAAATTCGGTTTTTGCAAACCGGCGAATAGCGCCAGCGTATTTTTGCTCCTGCCGGCGTCGCCACCTTCATAATCAAAATAAGGAACGATGAAATAGGCGTTTTGAATCTTGATCGGTGTGTTGACGAAGACACGCTTGTTTTTGTCGGTTTCACTTCTTGTTCCCGTGCCATTGGCAATGAGAACGCTGTAATTCATGACCCCTGACTTGGTGAACTTGCCCTCCAACCCCAGGCCAAAATCAGCCGAACTGGTGACCCGTCGCAAGTCCATGATCGTTTTTTCCACCGCACGATATCCCCACACTTCTTCCGAAATGCTCCACGTTGGCACCGGCACCAGACCAAACGACAAATTGCTCTGCGAGATGAAATTGTTCCACCGCAGAAAGGCATGCTTGATATAAGGCGTGAGCTGGCTGCTGGCCCCGAAATCCTGGCTGCTGAATATATCCGGGCTGTTCATTTCGAGCCGAAAGCGCACGAAAAATCTTTCCGACAAATTGCGATCGTATGTGAAATAGGCCCGCCGGAATTGGAACCCGTTGCGATTAAGCGCGTCAGTTGCGGCATTGGGATGTGAAAATTCATAGAAATAATCGCCGAAGAGGTAGCCGCTGATCTTCCCTTCCTGCGCTGCAAGGTTGGAGAAAAAACACAACAATACTGCGATGGGCATGGCCCACCGATGGGTGGCTTGGACCTTCATGTTACCCTCCTGACCGTTGTTTTGAACCTGACCGTTTGCGTTGTTTTGGTACACCAAAAAGCTACGTGCACGATAGCCGTTTGAAGGTAAGAAACAAAGTTTAAAGCAATATCAAGGCAATATTAAGATTGTGTTAATAGGGCAACCTACTGCCGATCAAATGCTGGAAAACATTTAGAATGTGACTGTGACCGGTCACTTAAATTTGCTGAAATCCAGAAATTTCAGGCACTGAAGTGACCGGTCCGTGACTTTGCAGATACCCTCTTGCAGAAAACTA
It includes:
- a CDS encoding ABC transporter permease subunit; its protein translation is MPPMLIDTQERVQQEVAPAKNPRDRIRKAIDRAVIAVVTTGGLVVIASILGLFFLFLFVIAPLWRNAEVRTLKQLPLTQLDVDSNARALAAGCDEYQQIGFVVTTTGHLRFFDISSFKSLHDFTIPISAPTQLTCAWASGDGKSFAAGTSAGTLIFGEIDYGVALVESQRIFAPTVVLSEPLQIDEAAQALTKVAAAGSPDENFFAAAITADRRVALLSRRAETSLFGSGEAVVTRPRLDQLPATPTALALEKSLDNLYLGFDNGTLLKYDLQDPSSPQIKEKLSASPAAITTLGFLIGERSIIVGDAQGSVAVWFESFDENGEGERRLRKAHALAPHRAAVRAFAASQRNRTFFTGSEDGEIILHFSTNQRTLYRAAFSSSPIALISMAPKADGAFVIDAQQNLSHLLIDNPHPEANWRAFFGKIWYEGYSKPEYVWQSSSGTDDFEAKLSLMPLIFGTLKGTFYALLFALPIGVLSALYVSQFMHPKLRGLVKPAVEIMAALPTVVLGFIAGLWLAPRVQPVMPGVLAMFIFVPLMALFAGWLWQRAPKNWTQRLIAGSEIFILVPFIILAVWFCLAMNANFERWLFGSDFRQWLLDTFKLGYDQRNAFVVGMVMGFAVVPIIFTISEDALSSVPPSLTAASLALGASPWQTALHVVLPSASPGIFSAAMIGFGRAVGETMIVLMATGNTPVMDWNIFNGFRTLSANIAVEIPEAPFGGTLFRTLFLAALLLFVMTFFVNTVAEVIRQRMRLKYQRQ
- a CDS encoding phosphate ABC transporter substrate-binding protein translates to MTLSVAAALSATAQDNVKVDPAIAKYKKTSGVSGSVSSIGSDTMNNLMTLWAEGFAKFYPNVKIQVEGKGSSTAPPALIAGTAQFGPMSREMKQEEIDKFEKAYGYKPTAIRTSIDALAVYVNKDNPIKGLTMPQVDAIFSKTRRGGFPQDLTTWDQLNMADGWAGKPISLYGRNSASGTYGYFKEHALYKGDYKDTVKEQPGSASVVQGVTEDRFGIGYSGIGYITSGVRAVPLAAKEGGEFYTATLENVVSGKYPLARFLYVYINKAPNKPLDPLVREFCKFILTQEGQQVVIKDGYLPLPAKVVAEELKKLE